The genomic interval GCGACCCCCACGGCCACCGCCTGGCGCTGCTTCAGGCGCGGCCAGAGCAGGGCGAGGAAGGCGGCCGCAGCCGCAGCATCCAGGCCCCACGCCTTGGGGTCGCCGAGCACGTCGCCCAGCAGCGCCCCGGCGAGGGTGGTGAGGTTCCAGCCTATGAAGACGCCGAGACCGGTGATCCAGAACCCGAGGCGACGCAGCCGCGTGGAGCTCTGCGAGATGGCGACGGCGGTGGACTCGTCGATGGTGACCTGAGCCGCGGCGGCGCGGCGCCAGAATCCGTCGCCGATGATCGACGACATGCGCATGCCGTAGGCGACGTTGCGCACGCCGAGCAGCGCCGCCGAGGCGACGGCTGAGGGAAGAGCAGCCAGGCCGCCGGCTCCGAACACCCCGATGAAGGCGAACTGCGAGCCGCCGGTGAACATCA from Microbacterium sp. H1-D42 carries:
- a CDS encoding AzlC family ABC transporter permease; this encodes MRSADRTVEDVDGDRVGTREVWREGLGVAIATSAYGISFGALAVASGLDVWQTCVLSVLMFTGGSQFAFIGVFGAGGLAALPSAVASAALLGVRNVAYGMRMSSIIGDGFWRRAAAAQVTIDESTAVAISQSSTRLRRLGFWITGLGVFIGWNLTTLAGALLGDVLGDPKAWGLDAAAAAAFLALLWPRLKQRQAVAVGVAAAVVAGSLTPFLMPGLPVLVAEAVAILVGWFNWLGRDDVEPAKEVAL